A region of Micromonospora chokoriensis DNA encodes the following proteins:
- the nudC gene encoding NAD(+) diphosphatase yields the protein MTGPAAAAGLDGPAWARPAGFQPGAERGRLPTSGDLALPVTGAKLLTAADGRPLRVADLPADTEWVPLGTLDGVPAWATDLTTAGTLPGRALGWASLAAEVPEPHAALASRALAVITWRRTHRWCGTCRAELTDQPGETARRCPDCGLYVPMQLSAAVLVAITRPGPAGHADELLLVRHATGPTGLWALVAGFVEAGETLEAAVHREVGEEVGLPVDRLAYFGSQPWAISGPGVLLAGFTARAADPHAEPVVDGRELTEARWFGVDALPAELPPAYSISRWLIDATVSAARA from the coding sequence GTGACCGGCCCGGCCGCCGCTGCCGGGCTCGACGGACCCGCGTGGGCACGACCCGCCGGTTTCCAGCCCGGGGCCGAGCGAGGGCGGCTACCCACCTCCGGCGACCTGGCCCTACCGGTGACCGGCGCGAAGCTGCTGACCGCCGCCGACGGTCGACCACTCCGCGTCGCCGACCTGCCCGCCGACACCGAGTGGGTGCCGCTGGGCACCCTCGACGGGGTGCCCGCCTGGGCCACCGATCTCACCACCGCCGGCACCCTCCCCGGCCGGGCACTCGGCTGGGCGTCGCTCGCCGCCGAGGTGCCGGAGCCGCACGCCGCGCTCGCCAGCCGGGCGTTGGCGGTGATCACCTGGCGGCGTACCCACAGGTGGTGTGGCACCTGCCGCGCCGAACTGACCGACCAGCCGGGCGAGACCGCGCGGCGGTGCCCCGACTGCGGCCTGTACGTCCCGATGCAGCTCTCCGCCGCGGTGCTGGTGGCGATCACCCGGCCCGGCCCGGCGGGTCACGCCGACGAGCTGCTGCTGGTGCGGCACGCCACCGGACCGACCGGGCTGTGGGCACTCGTCGCCGGCTTCGTGGAGGCCGGCGAGACGCTGGAGGCGGCCGTGCACCGGGAGGTCGGCGAGGAGGTCGGGTTGCCCGTCGACCGACTGGCGTACTTCGGCAGCCAGCCGTGGGCGATCTCCGGCCCGGGCGTGCTGCTCGCCGGTTTCACCGCCCGTGCCGCCGACCCGCACGCCGAGCCGGTGGTCGACGGTCGGGAGCTGACCGAAGCGCGGTGGTTCGGCGTGGATGCGCTGCCGGCGGAACTGCCGCCCGCGTACTCCATCTCGCGCTGGCTGATCGACGCGACGGTGAGCGCCGCACGGGCCTGA
- a CDS encoding DUF885 domain-containing protein: MEAFGVLAERVVEALLESRPGVATAAGDHRFDDRLPDLSPDGLAADRAMLSDAANALSELDPDSLDVDEQVDHALLSSFVDRELFELTEIRSHEWNPLWHNPGSLLHPLLTRAYAPAEVRLTQLAGRLAAVPDALATARSMLRDMPRIHAETAVGQFAGTAALIRDELPALLAQAPNGLDRVEPAATEAIAAIEEFVAWLRAGLAADAGPGRDPRLGRRRWEARLWHTLDTELGAAEIQRRAWANLDRVTAEIREAAVELVGGPADDAAVRRALDLLAAEHPDDATIVELAAVTLDEATDFVRAHDLVTLVDDRCVIQEMPEFARGVAVAYCDAPGPLETAAVPTFYCIAPTPAGWPAQRVESFYREYNDHMIRNLTVHEAMPGHFLQLAHARRYVGGTRVRALAESGPFIEGWAVYAEELMTGLGFGGLPVRLQQLKMQLRMTINALLDQLVHAEDLPEAEAMALMTGRGFQEEGEAAGKWRRALLTSTQLSTYFVGYSEVAEIAAARPDGVSVRDWHDAMLSHDCPPPRHLRTLLGV; the protein is encoded by the coding sequence GTGGAAGCCTTTGGGGTGCTGGCCGAGCGGGTTGTCGAGGCGTTGCTGGAGTCGCGGCCGGGGGTGGCCACCGCCGCCGGCGACCACCGGTTCGACGACCGGCTCCCTGATCTGTCCCCCGACGGGCTCGCGGCCGATCGGGCGATGCTCTCCGACGCGGCCAACGCGCTGTCCGAACTGGACCCGGATTCGCTCGACGTGGACGAGCAGGTCGACCACGCGCTGCTGTCCTCCTTCGTGGACCGGGAGTTGTTCGAGCTGACCGAGATCCGGTCGCACGAGTGGAACCCGCTGTGGCACAACCCCGGCTCGCTCCTGCACCCGTTGCTGACCCGCGCGTACGCCCCGGCGGAGGTGCGACTGACCCAACTGGCCGGTCGGCTCGCCGCCGTACCGGACGCCCTCGCCACCGCCCGCTCGATGCTGCGCGACATGCCGCGGATCCATGCGGAGACGGCGGTCGGGCAGTTCGCCGGCACGGCCGCGTTGATCCGCGACGAGCTGCCGGCCCTGCTCGCCCAGGCGCCGAACGGCCTCGACCGGGTCGAGCCGGCGGCCACCGAGGCGATCGCCGCGATCGAGGAGTTCGTCGCGTGGCTGCGCGCCGGCCTGGCCGCCGACGCGGGCCCCGGACGTGACCCCCGGCTGGGCCGCCGCCGCTGGGAGGCCCGGCTGTGGCACACCCTCGACACCGAGTTGGGCGCCGCCGAGATCCAGCGCCGTGCCTGGGCCAACCTGGACCGGGTCACCGCGGAGATCCGCGAGGCGGCCGTCGAGCTGGTCGGTGGCCCGGCCGACGACGCCGCGGTGCGCAGGGCGCTGGACCTGCTCGCCGCCGAGCACCCGGACGACGCGACGATCGTCGAGCTGGCCGCTGTGACACTGGACGAGGCGACCGACTTCGTCCGCGCCCACGACCTGGTCACCCTGGTCGACGACAGGTGTGTGATCCAGGAGATGCCGGAGTTCGCCAGGGGTGTCGCGGTGGCCTACTGCGACGCGCCCGGCCCGCTGGAGACCGCGGCGGTGCCGACCTTCTACTGCATCGCGCCCACCCCGGCGGGCTGGCCGGCGCAGCGCGTCGAGTCGTTCTACCGGGAGTACAACGACCACATGATCCGCAACCTGACCGTGCACGAGGCGATGCCGGGGCACTTCCTCCAGCTCGCCCACGCGCGCCGCTACGTCGGCGGCACCCGGGTCCGTGCGCTGGCCGAGTCCGGCCCGTTCATCGAGGGTTGGGCGGTGTACGCGGAGGAGCTGATGACGGGCCTGGGCTTCGGTGGCCTGCCGGTGCGGTTGCAGCAGCTCAAGATGCAGCTCCGGATGACCATCAACGCGCTTCTCGACCAGTTGGTGCACGCCGAGGACCTGCCCGAGGCGGAGGCGATGGCGTTGATGACCGGGCGCGGCTTCCAGGAGGAGGGCGAGGCGGCCGGCAAGTGGCGTCGGGCGTTGCTCACCTCCACCCAGCTCTCCACCTACTTCGTCGGCTACAGCGAGGTCGCCGAGATCGCCGCTGCCCGCCCCGACGGGGTGTCGGTGCGAGACTGGCACGACGCGATGCTGTCCCACGACTGCCCGCCGCCGCGCCACCTGCGTACCCTGCTCGGCGTCTGA
- a CDS encoding nucleoside triphosphate pyrophosphohydrolase, which translates to MTARIVLLVTSPRLPAGLLTAAAWDVVRRHPVLTGAESELVTAVRQAGAEVAVVDGPATQRLLDTVAEHGTAVWLAGPAGDEALARELGLRLAREPGLAEMELMYGSWDPPGARLLDAVAVLDRLASPGGDPWKRAQTHRSLAGYLLEESYEAYDAIDADDTDALREELGDVLLQVVLHARLAEELPEGERWSIDDVAGGLVDKMIRRNPHVFAGAEAGTLEEITENWERIKRAEKARTSVLDGVALSQPALALATQILERAARAGMSVPPPLADTQVDAEARLGASLLATVAAAREAGINPEAALRRTTLAYAEALRAVEPPPADPR; encoded by the coding sequence ATGACGGCACGGATCGTCCTGCTGGTCACGTCGCCCCGGCTACCGGCCGGTCTGCTGACGGCGGCGGCCTGGGACGTCGTACGCCGGCACCCGGTGTTGACCGGCGCGGAGAGCGAGTTGGTCACGGCGGTGCGCCAGGCGGGCGCCGAGGTCGCCGTGGTGGACGGTCCGGCGACGCAACGGCTGCTGGACACGGTGGCGGAGCACGGCACGGCGGTGTGGTTGGCCGGCCCGGCCGGCGACGAGGCTCTTGCCCGGGAGTTGGGCCTGCGGTTGGCCCGGGAGCCGGGGTTGGCCGAGATGGAGCTGATGTACGGCTCGTGGGACCCACCGGGCGCGCGTCTGCTCGACGCGGTGGCCGTGTTGGACCGGTTGGCCTCGCCGGGTGGTGACCCGTGGAAGCGTGCGCAGACGCACCGCAGCCTCGCCGGTTATCTGCTGGAGGAGAGCTACGAGGCGTACGACGCGATCGACGCCGACGACACCGACGCGCTGCGGGAGGAGTTGGGCGACGTCCTCCTGCAGGTGGTGTTGCACGCGCGGCTCGCCGAGGAGTTGCCCGAGGGTGAGCGGTGGAGCATCGACGACGTGGCCGGTGGCCTGGTCGACAAGATGATCCGGCGCAATCCGCACGTCTTCGCCGGTGCCGAGGCGGGCACCCTGGAGGAGATCACCGAGAACTGGGAGCGGATCAAGCGCGCGGAGAAGGCCCGGACGTCGGTGCTGGACGGCGTCGCGTTGAGCCAGCCGGCCCTGGCCCTGGCCACGCAGATCCTGGAGCGTGCCGCGCGGGCGGGCATGAGTGTTCCGCCGCCCCTGGCGGACACCCAGGTGGACGCCGAAGCACGGCTGGGTGCGAGCCTCCTGGCAACGGTGGCAGCTGCCCGCGAGGCGGGCATCAACCCGGAGGCGGCCCTCCGGCGCACGACCCTCGCCTACGCCGAAGCCCTCCGCGCCGTCGAACCCCCACCCGCAGACCCGCGTTGA